The following coding sequences are from one Nicotiana tomentosiformis chromosome 3, ASM39032v3, whole genome shotgun sequence window:
- the LOC138907611 gene encoding uncharacterized protein codes for MPRVSWTSVRGFFIQRVFWRPVGVSFTTFQFLGAVFTWWEAYERRRPVGAALLTWQQFSALFLEKYVPQSHREELRRQFEQLRHDDMTVTQYEMRFSELAHHAVWLVPTDRERIRRERVSGATFEQVVDIAQEIESVHRQERDEREAKRPWGSGSFGGVPLRG; via the exons atgcccagggtttcttggacaagtGTTAGAGGATTCTTCATacaacgggtattttggagaccagtgggggtctcgttcactactttccagttttTAGGAGCTGTCTTTacttggtgggaggcttatgagaggcgtaggcctgttggtgcAGCGCttcttacctggcagcagttctccgctctctttttggagaagtatGTGCCACAGTCCcacagggaggagctgcgcaggcagtttgagcagttgcgtcatgATGATATgactgtgacgcagtatgagatgagattttcagagctAGCTCATCATGctgtttggttggttcccacagatagggagaggatcaggag agagagggtgtcaGGTGCTACTTTTGAGCAGGTTGTTGATATTGCCCAAGAGATTGAGTCAGTTCATCGCCAGGAGCGagatgagagggaggccaagaggccttgggGATCTGGTAGTTTCGGTGGTGTTCCTTTGAGAGGCTAG